The following proteins are encoded in a genomic region of Oncorhynchus kisutch isolate 150728-3 linkage group LG18, Okis_V2, whole genome shotgun sequence:
- the zgc:162193 gene encoding TRPM8 channel-associated factor homolog, which produces MTQTSMSREEAYSALMRGVKELDLNGPNIPSNLVLIGDQAFPLAMNACGQVLMAASFYGRGRVVVLGHEGYLTAFPTLVENALTWLTGSSCDSTTVGVHQSCKAVADNLSHSSLQPKVGSFCEGLGVYVTDAYCVGPEVKELVGFLKVGGGLLIAGQACSWAEEHPKQNTLQGFPGNKVSSVAGIYFSEHLGELGTLPVPPQIPSNWLSVVIGKDFKDDLEFLLEGVTEFDIQGGAIFSEVLVHGPLAFPIGTTKDGRAFLAGAYYGQGRVIVITHEGYLGREQMSPFMLNAVRWLDEGRNGLVGVLPQLGSAHTLLSKSGLPCEKSGFRKELSVYVCTSYSDAQADEIQDFVAEGGGLLIGGHAWYWAQTNPGHNTMTEYAGNHILNKMGLSLMGNTLDAGCYKAPVPGKTCSEGFHFRHLLRRFAGHVTQGETLTEHEEAGLKKLGSDCANYLHMRAHDCASYTSVLAMLTDVLKETGIPQVCHSCPVISAKDHLLLSVGAQVYKVCQDPDALLPYLIKDQPMMPALSNARVRINCNTAGGEEWLSTGLFLSPGMRTYMAMPPQLVNQGWKVQIGCQTDNIGNSNELRRAPVVHERFPIDSEMMQVWNLWGGLLYLIAPPKTQVEGVEVIIQGAVPAPYYKTGVTTPADWAVLRTAPSPWAEMEFENIILTVHSDVVRGLDRPDLVAALWDDIMRGVADLASVPAKFPRKERFVADVQISHGFMHAGYPIMIQSSSAPDLMNPVAARSSGLWGAIHELGHNQQRGVWEFPSHTTECTCNLWSVYVHEEVLGVKRDQAHPNMALANRQSRAEGYAKGGRNLASWDMWVALETYMQLQDQFGWDAFKKVFAAYHTMQNVPNDNQGKMNLYAETFSLAVNRNLAPFFKAWGWPIEPATEEKLSNMPVWSDHPMAQYG; this is translated from the exons ATGACCCAAACCAGCATGTCCCGTGAGGAGGCCTACTCTGCCCTGATGAGGGGGGTAAAGGAGCTGGACCTCAACGGGCCAAACATACCCAGCAACTTAGTATTGATTGGCGACCAAGCCTTCCCACTGGCCATGAACGCTTGTGGCCAGGTCCTAATGGCTGCCTCATTCTACGGCCGAGGCCGGGTGGTGGTGCTGGGCCACGAGGGCTACCTCACCGCCTTTCCTACCCTAGTGGAGAATGCCCTAACCTGGCTGACAGGCTCCTCCTGTGACAGCACTACCGTCggtgtccaccagagctgtaagGCCGTAGCCGACAACCTCAGCCACTCCAGCCTCCAACCCAAGGTGGGGAGCTTCTGCGAGGGCCTGGGAGTGTATGTGACAGATGCGTACTGCGTGGGCCCAGAGGTGAAGGAGCTGGTGGGGTTCCTGAAGGTGGGGGGCGGGCTGCTGATTGCTGGTCAGGCGTGTAGCTGGGCGGAGGAACACCCCAAACAGAACACCCTGCAAGGTTTCCCTGGGAACAAGGTGTCCAGCGTGGCTGGCATCTACTTCTCAGAGCACCTTGGGGAGCTGGGTACTCTCCCTGTGCCTCCACAGATCCCTTCCAACTGGCTGTCTGTGGT GATAGGCAAGGACTTCAAGGATGACCTGGAGTTCCTGCTGGAGGGCGTGACTGAGTTTGATATCCAGGGCGGGGCTATTTTCTCAGAGGTGCTGGTACACGGCCCTCTCGCATTCCCCATCGGCACCACAAAGGACGGCAGGGCCTTTCTGGCTGGGGCATACTACGGCCAGGGCAGAGTCATCGTGATCACCCACGAGGGATACTTGGGCCGAGAGCAGATGTCCCCCTTCATGCTCAATGCCGTGCGCTGGTTAGACGAGGGCCGTAACGGCTTGGTAGGTGTCCTGCCCCAGCTCGGCTCCGCCCACACCCTGCTGAGCAAGTCGGGCCTGCCCTGTGAGAAGAGCGGCTTCAGGAAGGAGCTTAGCGTCTACGTCTGCACCTCCTACAGCGACGCCCAGGCCGATGAAATCCAGGACTTTGTAGCCGAGGGTGGGGGTCTGCTGATCGGGGGCCATGCATGGTACTGGGCCCAGACAAATCCGGGCCACAACACCATGACAGAGTACGCAGGCAACCACATCCTCAACAAGATGGGCCTCAGCCTGATGGGGAACACTCTGGACGCAGGCTGCTACAAGGCCCCAGTCCCGGGTAAGACCTGCTCCGAGGGCTTCCACTTCCGCCACCTGCTGCGCCGCTTTGCTGGCCACGTGACCCAGGGCGAGACGCTGACGGAGCATGAGGAGGCGGGTTTGAAGAAGCTTGGCAGCGACTGCGCCAATTACCTGCACATGCGGGCGCACGACTGTGCCTCGTACACCTCGGTGCTTGCCATGCTCACCGACGTGCTGAAGGAGACGGGCATCCCCCAGGTGTGCCACAGCTGCCCGGTGATAAGCGCCAAGGACCACCTGCTGCTCAGTGTAGGCGCGCAGGTGTACAAGGTGTGCCAGGACCCAGATGCCCTACTGCCTTACCTGATCAAGGACCAGCCCATGATGCCCGCCTTGTCCAATGCCAGGGTTAGGATCAACTGTAATACAGCAG gaggagaggagtggctCAGCACTGGTCTGTTCCTTTCCCCTGGGATGAGGACGTACATGGCCATGCCACCACAACTCGTCAACCAGGGCTGGAAG GTCCAGATAGGCTGTCAGACTGACAACATTGGGAATTCGAACGAGCTGAGGCGAGCGCCAGTGGTTCATGAGCGCTTCCCCATAGACTCAGAGATGATGCAGGTGTGGAACCTGTGGGGCGGCCTCCTCTATCTCATCGCCCCTCCTAAGACCcaggtggagggggtggaggtcATCATTCAGGGTGCTGTGCCGGCACCCTACTACAAGACTG gGGTGACCACGCCTGCTGACTGGGCAGTTCTGCGGACCGCCCCTtccccctgggcagagatggagTTTGAGAACATCATCCTGACCGTCCACTCTGACGTGGTCCGAGGTCTGGATCGGCCTGACCTGGTGGCAGCTCTCTGGGATGACATCATGAGGGGGGTAGCTGACCTGGCCTCCGTCCCCGCAAAGTTCCCCCGCAAGGAGCGCTTTGTGGCCGACGTCCAGATCTCCCATG GCTTCATGCATGCAGGCTACCCTATCATGATACAATCCTCCTCCGCCCCAGACCTGATGAACCCTGTGGCAGCCCGCAGCTCGGGCCTGTGGGGGGCAATCCACGAGCTGGGCCACAACCAGCAGAGAGGAGTCTGGGAGTTCCCCTCACACACCACTGAGTGCACGTGTAACCTGTGGTCCGTGTACGTGCACGAGGAGGTGTTGGGGGTGAAACGGGATCAGGCCCACCCCAACATGGCGCTGGCCAACCGACAGAGCCGTGCCGAGGGGTACGCTAAAGGGGGCAGGAATCTGGCCAGCTGGGACATGTGGGTGGCACTGGAGACCTACATGCAG CTCCAGGACCAGTTTGGCTGGGACGCCTTCAAGAAGGTGTTTGCTGCCTACCACACCATGCAGAACGTGCCCAATGACAACCAGGGAAAGATGAACCTGTATGCTGAGACCTTCTCCCTGGCGGTCAATAGGAACCTGGCTCCCTTCTTCAAGGCCTGGGGCTGGCCCATTGAGCCCGCTACAGAGGAAAAGCTCTCTAACATGCCGGTGTGGAGCGACCACCCTATGGCCCAGTATGGCTGA
- the si:dkey-243k1.3 gene encoding endonuclease domain-containing 1 protein, producing MSVPVALCVLLAGTLSLVEGDVLANFEDIPECVEYFYQGKVPGWGAATPGAARLCQRFYNRYHFATLYDTNHRIAVYSAYRFQPSNGGGREKRWFVEPQLVNLTWGAEMKDGYWLGKDHPGVYLGERQALNEDYTHSGFDRGHLNPNGHHAVPSRNATFTLTNVVPQNPKLNQNAWARHESQLTDLFKAQCAQAYVLVGAIPSTDNWIVKDNVRRVNIPEYIWNAYCCVDNNGEPVRSGGATALNTEQNRVDQRSLLELNGFLQQYSNAPVGELFHNNCQAVPEE from the exons ATGTCGGTTCCGGTAGCCCTGTGTGTTCTCCTGGCTGGAACCCTGTCCCTCGTTGAGGGGGACGTGCTGGCCAACTTCGAGGACATCCCGGAGTGTGTTGAGTATTTCTACCAGGGGAAGGTACCGGGCTGGGGTGCTGCTACCCCCGGCGCTGCCCGCCTGTGCCAGCGCTTCTACAACAGGTACCACTTTGCCACGCTGTACGACACCAACCACCGCATTGCTGTGTATTCAGCCTACCGCTTCCAGCCCAGCAACGGAGGAGGCAGGGAGAAGCGCTGGTTTGTGGAGCCACAG CTCGTGAACCTTACGTGGGGTGCAGAGATGAAGGATGGGTACTGGCTGGGGAAAGATCACCCTGGGGTTTACCTGGGCGAGAGACAGGCACTCAATGAGGACTACACCCACTCTGGCTTCGACCGCGGCCATCTCAACCCCAATGGACACCATGCAG TCCCCAGTCGTAACGCCACCTTCACCCTGACCAACGTGGTGCCCCAGAACCCCAAGCTCAACCAGAACGCCTGGGCCCGCCACGAGTCCCAGCTCACAGACCTGTTCAAGGCCCAGTGCGCCCAGGCCTACGTGCTGGTGGGCGCAATCCCCTCCACAGACAACTGGATTGTCAAGGACAACGTCCGACGCGTCAACATCCCCGAGTACATCTGGAACGCCTACTGCTGTGTGGACAACAACGGTGAGCCTGTCCGTAGCGGTGGCGCCACCGCCCTCAACACCGAGCAGAACCGAGTGGACCAGCGCTCGCTGCTGGAGCTGAATGGTTTCCTGCAGCAGTACTCCAACGCGCCAGTAGGGGAGTTGTTTCACAACAACTGCCAGGCAGTGCCCGAGGAGTAG